The genome window CCAGCGACAGATTTCCACCATCTACACCCAGGCCAGCCAATACCGCGTGGTGCTGCAGGCTCAATCCGGTGAAACCCTCGGGCCTGCCGCGCTGAACCAGATCCACGTGAAAACCACTGACGGCGGCCAGGTGCGGCTGTCGAGCCTGGCCCACGTAGAACAGCGTCAGGCGCAGTTGGCGATCGCGCATATCGGCCAGTTCCCGGCGGTGATGATGTCATTCAACCTGGCCCCCGGCGTCGCGCTGGGCAAAGGTGTGGAGCTGATCAACCAGACCCAGAAAGACATCGGCATGCCGATAGGCGTGCAGACCCAGTTCCAAGGGGCGGCGCAGGCGTTCGAGGCGTCACTGTCGAGCACCTTGCTGCTGATCCTGGCGGCGGTGGTCACCATGTACATCGTGCTGGGTGTGCTGTACGAGAGCTACATCCACCCGATCACCATCCTCTCCACCTTGCCGTCGGCGGCGGTGGGGGCCTTGCTGGCTTTGCTGCTGAGTGGCAATGACCTGGGCATGATCGCGATCATCGGCATTATTTTGCTGATTGGTATCGTGAAAAAGAACGCGATCATGATGATCGACTTCGCCCTCGACGCCGAACGTAACCAGGGCCTCGACCCGCAGACGGCAATCTATCAAGCGGCGCTGTTGCGTTTCCGGCCGATCCTGATGACCACGCTGGCCGCGTTGTTTGGTGCCGTGCCCTTGATGCTGGCCACCGGTTCCGGCGCTGAACTGCGCCAGCCTCTGGGCCTGGTGATGGTGGGCGGTTTGTTGGTAAGCCAGGTATTGACGCTGTTCACGACGCCGGTGATCTACCTGTACTTCGACCGTCTTGGCCGGCGCTGGCGCAAAGAGCCGCAAAGCCTGGAGCCGGTTGAGTCATGAACCTGTCCGGACCGTTTATTCGCCGCCCGGTAGCAACCATGCTGCTGAGCCTGGCGATCCTGTTGCTCGGCGGCGTCAGCTTCAACTTGCTGCCGGTATCGCCGCTGCCGCAGATCGACTTTCCGGTGATCGTGGTTTCGGCCAGCTTGCCCGGCGCCAGCCCCGAGGTCATGGCGTCCACCGTGGCCACGCCGTTGGAACGCTCATTCGGCGCGATTGCCGGCATTACCACCATGAGCAGCTCGTCAAGCCAGGGCTCCACGCGGGTGATCCTCGCGTTTGATTCCGACCGTGATATCAACGGCGCCGCACGGGAAGTGCAGGCGGCGATCAACGCGTCGCGCAACCTGTTGCCCAGTGGCATGCGCAGCATGCCGACCTACAAGAAGATCAACCCGTCCCAGGCACCGATCATGGTGCTCTCGCTGACCTCCGACGTGCTCAAAAAGGGCGAGTTGTACGACCTGGCGTCGACCATCCTCTCGCAAAGCCTGTCCCAGGTGCCGGGTGTGGGTGAAGTGCAGATCGGCGGCAGTTCCTTGCCAGCGGTGCGCATCGAGCTTGAACCCAAGGCCCTCGACCAGTACGGCGTGGCCCTGGACGATGTGCGCAACACCATCGCCAATGCCAACCAGCGGCGGCCCAAGGGTTCCCTGGAAGACAGCGAGCGCAACTGGCAGATCCAGGCCAACGACCAGTTGGAAAAGGCCAAGGACTACGAACCGCTGCTGATTCGCTACCAGAACGGCGCGGCCCTGCGCCTGGGCGACGTGGCCACGATCAGTGACGGCGTGGAAGACCGCTACAACAGTGGCTTTTTCAACAATGATTCGGCGGTGTTGCTGGTGATCAACCGCCAGTCCGGCGCCAACATCATCGAGACGGTCCGACAAATCAAGGCACAGTTGCCGGCCCTGCAGGCGGTGCTGCCGTCCAGCGTCAAACTCAACCTGGCCATGGACCGCTCGCCGGTGATCACCGCGACCTTGCATGAAGCCGAGATGACCTTGCTGATTGCCGTGGCCCTGGTGGTGCTGGTGGTTTACCTGTTCTTGGGTAACTTCCGCGCGTCATTGATTCCGACCCTGGCGGTGCCGGTGTCATTGGTGGGCACCTTTGCGGTGATGTACCTGTTCGGCTTCTCGTTGAACAACTTCTCGCTGATGGCGCTGATCCTGGCCACCGGCCTGGTGGTGGACGATGCCATCGTGGTGCTGGAGAACATTTCCCGGCACATCGGCGAGGGGGTGCCGCCGATGAAGGCGGCCTACCTGGGCGCCGAGGAAGTCGGCTTTACCTTGCTGTCGATGAACGTATCGCTGGTGGCGGTGTTCCTGTCCATCCTGTTTATGGGCGGCATTGTCACCAACCTGTTCCGTGAGTTTTCCATCACCTTGTCGGCCGCGATCATTGTCTCGTTGATCGTCTCGCTGACCTTGACGCCGATGCTCTGTGCCCGTTGGCTCAAGCCCCATATCAAGGGGCATATGACTGGCTTGCAGCGCTGGAGCCAGCAGGTCAATGACCGCATGGTCGCAGCCTATGCGACCAGCCTGGACTGGGTACTGCGCCACCGGCGCCTGACCCTGCTCAGCTTGTTCATTACCGTGGGCGTGAACGTCGCGCTCTATGTGGTGGTGCCAAAAACCTTTATGCCGCAGCAGGACACTGGCCAGTTGATCGGCTTTGTGCGTGGCGACGATGGGCTGTCATTCAATGTGATGCAGCCGAAAATGGAGACGTTCCGCAAGGCGGTCCTCAAGGACCCGGCGGTGCTCAGCGTGGCCGGTTTTATCGGTGGCAACAACGGCACCAACAACGCGGTGATGCTGGTGCGCCTCAAGCCGATCGCCGAACGCAAGATCTCGGCCCAGGCGGTGATCGAGCGTTTGCGCAAGGACGTGCCACTGGTGCCGGGCGGGCGCTTGTTCCTCATGGCCGACCAGGACCTGCAATTTGGCGGCAGTCGCGATCAGACCAGTGCGCAATACTCCTACATCCTGCAAAGCGGTGACTTGGCCGCGCTGCGCCTGTGGTACCCGAAAGTGGTCGCCGCGCTGCGCGAATTGCCGGAGCTGACCGCCATCGACGCCCGTGAAGGGCGGGGTGCGGCGCAGGTGACGCTGGTGGTCGACCGCGACCAGGCCAAGCGCCTGGGTATCGACATGAACATGGTCACGGCGGTGCTGAACAACGCCTACAGCCAGCGGCAGATCTCGACCATTTATGACAGCCTCAACCAGTATCAGGTGGTGATGGAGGTCAACCCGAAATACGCCCAGGACCCGATTACCCTGAACCAGATGCAGGTGATTACGTCCACCGGCGCGCGGGTCCCGTTGTCGACCATTGCCCATTACGAAAACAGCCTGGCGGACGACCGCGTCAGTCATGAAGGCCAGTTCGCTTCGGAAAACATTGCCTTCGACATGGCCCCTGGGGTGACGGTGGAGCAGGGCACCGCCGCCATTGAGCGCGCGATTGCCAAAGTGGGCTTGCCCGAAGACGTGATCGCCAAGATGGCCGGTACCGCCGATGCGTTTGCGGCGACCCAGAAAGGCCAGCCGTTCATGATCCTTGGGGCATTGGTGGCGGTTTACCTGGTGCTGGGCATTTTGTATGAAAGCTACATTCACCCGCTGACCATCCTTTCGACCTTGCCATCGGCCGGTGTGGGCGCGTTGCTGTCGATCTACCTGTTGGGCGGCGAATTCAGCCTGATTTCCCTGCTGGGGCTGTTCCTGCTGATCGGGGTGGTGAAGAAAAACGCGATCCTGATGATCGACCTGGCCTTGCAACTGGAACGTCATGACGGCATGAGCCCGCTGGAATCCATTCGCAGCGCCTGCCTGTTGCGCTTGCGACCGATCCTGATGACCACGCTTGCCGCCATCCTCGGCGCCTTGCCGTTGCTGCTCGGCGCCGGCGACGGCGCGGAAATGCGCAAGCCGCTGGGCCTGACCATTATCGGCGGCCTGGTGTTCAGCCAGATCCTGACCCTTTACACCACTCCGGTGGTTTACCTCTATCTTGACCGCGCGCGCCACCGCTTCAATGCCTGGCGCGGTGTGCGTACTGATGCTGCCTTGGACACTGCGCTATGACCGATTCAACGTTTGCCAAATTGGCCATGAGTATGCCGCGTGGTTCCCGCGTCGCCAGCCTGGTGCTGTGCGGCGCGCTGCTCAGCGCGTGCGCCATCGGCCCGGATTACCAGCGCCCGGCGGTCATCGAGCCGGTGCAATTCAAGGAAGCCCAGGGCTGGCGTCAGGCCACGCCCAGTGACTCGCTGGCTCGCGGCGCCTGGTGGGAGTTGTATGGCGACCGCCAGCTCAATGAGCTGGTGACACGCCTCAATAATGCCAACCAGACCGTCGCCCAGGCCGAAGCGCGCTTCCGTCAGGCCCAGGCCCAGGTGCGCAGCGCCCGCGGGGCGTTTTTCCCGAGCGTGGACCTGAGCGTCGGCAAGACCCGCGCCAGCCAGGGGACCGGCAGCAGCAGTGCCAGCCTGAGCAGTTCCAGCAGTGGTATTCGCGACACCCTCAACGCGCAATTGGGCGTGAGTTGGGAAGCGGATGTGTGGGGCAAGTTGCGCCGCGGCCTGGAAGCCAATGAAGCCACGGCCGAGGCCAGCTCGGCGGACCTCGCGGCGATGCGCCTGAGCCAGCAGTCCGAGCTGGTGCAAAGCTATTTGAAACTGCGCGTCATGGATGAACAGACCCGCTTGTTGCAAGCCACGCTGGACGCCTACCAGCGTTCGCTGCAAATGACCGAAAACCAGTACCGCGCCGGTGTGTCCGGCAAGGATGCGATTGCTCAGGCACAAACCCAGCTCAAGACCACCCAGGCCAGCCTGATCGACCTGATCTGGCAACGTGCCCAGTTGGAAAACGCCATCGCCGTATTGATTGGCGAGGCGCCGGCCAGCTTCAATCTGGCGGTCAGTAAAGACATCCCCGCACTGCCGCAAATTCCAGTCAGCGTGCCGTCGCAATTACTGGAACGTCGCCCGGATATCGCCTCGGCCGAACGTTCGGTGATCGCCGCCAACGCCAATATTGGCGTGGCCAAGGCGGCTTATTATCCAGACTTGACCTTGAGCCTGGCGGGGGGGTATTCCAGCAGCACCTACGCCAACTGGATCAGCTTGCCTAACCGTTTCTGGTCAGTGGGGCCGAAGTTGGCGATGACCCTGTTTGACGGTGGTCAGCGTTCGGCGGAAGTCGACCGAACGGAGGCCTCGTATGACGAGACGGTGGCGAAGTACCGCCAGACGGTGCTGGATGGTTTTCGCGAAGTGGAAAACTACATGGTGCAGTTGAAGGTGCTGGAGGATGAGGCCGTTGTCAGCAATGAAGCCCTGGACGCGGCGCGGGAGTCGTTGCGGTTGACGCAAAACCAGTACAAGGCCGGGCTGATTGCCTACCTGGATGTGGTGACCGTGCAGGCGACGGCGTTGAGTAACGAACGCACGGTGCTGACGCTGTTGCAAACGCGGTTGGTGGCGAGTGTGCAACTGATTGCTGCGTTGGGCGGTGGATGGGACGGGGTGACCTCGATAGCCAATAAGGAGTGACGCCAACCCCACTGAAACCGGCGCTTTACAGCCATTGGATTGACGTCAAAACGCCGATGCTGGCCTTCTGATAATTAATCAACTCGCCAAGATTTATTCTCGCTACAATCGCCCGCTTTGCCACCTGGCACGGGCGTCCCACGCCCGTCAGTCTTGAGAACTCCCATGCTGATCGGTAGCTATTCCCCCTCTCTGGTCGTGATCTCCCTGTTCGTCGCGATCCTGGCGTCCTACACGGCGCTGGACCTGGCCGGCCGCCTCGCGACCGCCCAGGGCCGCGCGGTTTATGTGTGGATGACGGGTGGCGCATTGGCAATGGGCACAGGCGTGTGGTCGATGCACTTTATCGGCATGTTGGCGTTGCGCCTGCCGTTCGCCCTCGGGTTTGACCTGGGGATTACCGCGCTGTCGCTGCTGATCGCCGTGTTATCCAGCGGCTTCGCGCTATGGCTGGTCAGTCAGGCCCGCTTGCCTGCGTGGCAGCTGGCGTTTGGTGCGCTGATCATGGGGGCGGGCATCAGCAGCATGCACTACACCGGCATGGCGGCGATGCGCATGACCCCGGGTATCGACTACGACCCCACGTTGTTCGGCGCTTCGTTGCTGATTGCGGTAGTCGCCTCTGGCGCTGCCCTGTGGATCGCCTTCAACCTGCGGCGCAACACCCCTTACGTGCGCTTGGCACGCGGGGGCGCTGCGGTGATCATGGGCATTGCAATCGTAGGCATGCATTACACCGGCATGGCTGCAGCACGCTTTGCCGACGACAGTTTTTGTGGCGCTGCGTTGACCGGCCTGAGCGGCAAGGGCCTGGATAACCTGGTGCTGATCACGTCATTGGCGGTGTTGATCATCGCGCTGCTGACCTCGCTGCTGGATGCCCGCCTCGAAGCGCGCACCGCCGTTCTGGCCGACTCCCTGACCCTGGCCAACCAGGAACTGACCCACCTGGCCCTGCATGACATGCTCACCGGCCTGCCGAACCGCACCTTGCTCGCCGACCGAATTCAACAAGCTATCCAGACAGTGAAGGAGCAGGGCGGGTGCTTTGCCCTGATGTTTATCGACCTGGATGGCTTCAAGCCCGTCAACGATGCGTTTGGTCACCACATGGGCGACCAGTTGCTGCGGGAGGTGGGCCTGCGTCTGCGCGAGGACCTGCGCAGTCAGGACACCCTGGCCCGTATCGGCGGCGATGAGTTCGTGCTGCTGGTGCAATTGACGCAGCCGGATGATGCGATGGGCCTGGCCGAACGTCAGGTCGGGCTGATCAATCGTGCGTTCAAGGTCGCCGAACATGAGCTGAATATTTCCGCGAGCATCGGCATTGCCTTGTTTCCGGGCAACGGCAACACCCCTCAAGAACTGTTGATGAATGCCGACGCCGCGATGTACCACGCCAAGGGTATGGGCAAGAATGGCTACAGCTTCTTCGATGTGTCGATGAACACCAACGCGCGCAAGCAATTGCAGTTGTTGCAAGACCTGCGCAACGCCGTTGAGCACGAGCAGTTTCGATTGTATTACCAGCCCAAGTTTGATGCGCTCAGCGGTATTGCGATTGGCGCTGAAGCCTTGCTGCGCTGGGAGCATCCGCAGCAGGGGTTGATGCTGCCGGCCACCTTTATCGAACTGGCGGAAAAGACCGGCTTGATTATTCCCATCGGTGAGTGGGTGCTGAACGAAGCCTGCCGCCAGATGCGCCTGTGGTACCTGCAGGGCTATGAAGACTGGCGCATTGCGGTCAACCTGTCGGCGTTGCAGTTCTGCCATGCCGGGTTGGTAAAAAGTGTCGCTTCAGCCCTGGACCGTCACCAGTTGCCGGCCAACAGCCTGACCCTGGAAATCACCGAAACCACCGCCATGAGCGATGCCGATGCGAGCATGATGGTGTTGCAGCAACTGGCGGACATGGGCGTCGACCTGTCCATTGATGACTTTGGCACCGGGTATTCGAGCCTGATGTACCTCAAGCGCCTGCCGGCCAACGAGTTGAAGATCGACCGCGGTTTCGTGCGCGACCTGGAACACGACAGCGATGATGCCGCTATCGTCTCGGCCATTGTGGCGCTCGGCCAGGCGCTGGGGCTGCGAATCGTCGCCGAAGGTGTGGAGACCGATGTGCAGCAGAGTTTCCTGACCCGCCTGGGTTGTAATTCCCTGCAAGGCTATTTGTTGGGCCACCCGTTGCCGGCGGAGGGTTTCATGGCCGACATCCAGCGCGCCGAAGAGGCGTTAACGCCTGACAAAAGCACTGGGTGACGGGTATTCTTGGGGCCAACCCTAACGATCAGGTTGACTCAGGAGACCGCACGCATGGACAAAGTCCTCATCATCACCGGGGGCAGCCGTGGTATCGGCGCCGAGACCGCGTTGCTGGCCGCTCGCCAGGGCTATCGCATTTGCCTTAACTACCAGTCCGATGAAGCCGCTGCCCAGCGCATGCTGGATCAGGTCCGCGCGCTGGGTGCGCAGGCGATTGCCGTGCGTGCCGATGTGAGCATCGAAGATGAAGTGATCGCGTTGTTCAGCCGTGTGGATGCTGAATTGGGGCGTGTCACCGCCCTGGTCAACAACGCCGGCACTGTCGGGCATAAGTCGCGGGTCGATGAGATGTCTGAGTTTCGCATCCTGAAAACCATCAAGACCAACGTGCTGGGGCCGATCCTGTGTGCCAAGCACGCGGTGCTGCGCATGTCGCCCAAGCATGGCGGGCAGGGCGGCAGTATCGTCAATGTGTCGTCGGCGGCGTCACGCCTGGGTGCGCCGGGTGAATATGTCGACTATGCCGCCTCCAAAGGTGCCTTGGACAGTTTCACCATTGGCCTGTCCAAAGAGGTGGCGGGTGAGGGGATTCGTGTCAACGCGGTGCGCCCTGGCTATATCTTTACCGACTTTCACGCCTTGAGCGGGGACCCGGACCGGGTCAGCAAGCTGGAGTCCGGTATCCCCATGGCCCGTGGCGGGCGCCCGGATGAGGTGGCGGAAGCGATTATCTGGTTGTTGTCGGATAAGGCTTCCTACGCCACTGGGACATTCGTGGATTTGGCCGGCGGCCGTTAACGTACCGCGTCATCAGGTGGGCTGGTGGCGCAGTTCTTCATACCCGTACCAGGAAAACCGTCTGAGCAGGCTGGCCTCGGAGTTGTCCACGTAGCTGTAGCCACTCTCGGAAAACCCGTCGATCTGCCCATTGCGACTGACGCTTGCGTTCAGGCTTCGATCATCTACGTTGTCGATAAAGCGTAATACTTTGTCCAGGTTGTAGGCCGCATCGGCCCTTGCTTGCGGGGCAGGATTGGCATTGGTCCAATCGCCTACCTGCAACTTGAGGTCATCGCCCACCAGGTAATGTTCGCGGCCATCCAGGAAGCGTCGGGTTACCGCACTTTGTTCGATGATCCGGTCTGCCGAACGGTGATCTACTGCTGAGCGGCTAACAGGCCCCGTCATCTCGCGCAGGTGTTTTTGTTCCTCTGCACGCATGTAGTGGGGTGGGATGGACGGTAACCTTAGGACCGCGGAAGTGACAGACATATACATGGAAATAAACCTGTTGGTTGAGATCAAGGACACACACTTTTGCTGGAACGTGCGCGCCGTTGTAGGTGGTTTTTCCTTTATCTGAGTTCCAGTTTAAAACGAGCGTACAATCCGCCCCAATGTCTCCATGGCCTTCTCCGACGCCTCGGTCCAGGGGCTGCCGTAGTTCAGGCGAATGCAATTTCTGAAGCGCTGGGTTGCCGAGAAGATCGGCCCCGGCGCAATGCTGATGCCCTGGGCCAGGGCCATCTGGAACAGCTTCAACGAGTCGGTTTGCTCCGGCAATTCCAGCCACAGGAAATAACCGCCGGCCGGCTGGCTGACCCGCGTTTGTGCCGGGAAGTAACGCGCGATCGCGGCCAGCATGGCGCTTTGTTGTTCCTCCAGCGCGTAACGCAATTTGCGCAAGTGCCGGTCGTAGCCACCGTGTTGCAAGTAGTCGGCAATGGCTGCCTGGGCCGGCATTGACGGGCATAACGAGGTCATCAGCTTCAGCCGCTCGACCTTTTGCGCAAAGCGCCCGGCCGCCACCCAGCCGACGCGGTAGCCCGGCGCGAGGCTTTTGGCAAACGAGCCGCAGTGCATCACCAGCCCTTCGGTGTCGAACGCTTTGGCCGGCTTTGGCGCGTGTTGCCCGTAGTACAACTCGGCGTACACATCGTCTTCGATCAGCGGCACTTGATGGGTGCGCAGCAGTTCCACCAATGCCTGTTTTTTCGCCTCCGGCAAGGTCGCGCCCATCGGGTTCTGAAAGCTGGTCATGGTCCAGCAAGCCTTGATCGGGTAGCGTTCCAGGCTTTTCGCCAGGGCGTTCAGGTCGATGCCGTCGCGCGGGTGCACGGGAATTTCCACCGCCTTGAGCTTCAGCCGCTCCAGCACTTGCAGGCAGGCATAAAACGCCGGTGCTTCAATGGCCACCAGGTCGCCCGGTTCCGTCACGGCCTGCAGGCACAAATTCAGCGCCTCCAGGGCGCCATTGGTGATCAGCAGCTCTTCCATGGGCAGCATCAGGCCGCCGACCATATAGCGCAGGGCAATCTGTCGCCGCAGTTGGGGGTTGCCCGGCGACATGTCGGTGACCACCAGGCGCGGGTCCATCTCGCGGCTGGCGCTGGCCAGGGAGCGGGCCAGGCGGGGCAGCGGGAACAGCATCGGGCTGGGGAAGGCCGAGCCGAAAGGCACGGTAGTGGGGTCCTTGATGGAGTCGAGCACCGAAAATACCAGCTCACTCACATCCACTTCGGTGGACTCATGCACGTGCTCACTCACCACAGGCTCGGAAAACGGGCTCGGTGCATGGGTGTTGACGAAGTAGCCGGAACGCGGCCGTGCACGGATCAGGCCACGGCGCTCCAGCAGGTAGTAGGCCTGGAACACCGTGGACGGGCTGACGCCGTAGGTCTGGCTCGCGTAGCGCACCGACGGTACCCGCTGGCCGGGCCCGAGGACGCCGGAGCGGATCAGTTCTGCGATGTCATCGGCGAATTTTTCGTAGCGTTTCATCGGAGCCTTAAACAATTTTCAGTGGGTACACGCCGAGCAAGCCCGCCTGCGCCGTTGAGTCTGGGCATATTCCGCTCTACCTCAGCGGTTAATCGGTGCCACAAAGCGACTGTCGGCGGCACTGTAGATCCAGGGCTCGTCCACATCCGTCACCTTGAATCGCAGGGTTTGCGAACTGCTCGCCGGCTTGTCGGCCAGTAAAGCGACCGACACCGGTATATCGCTGATTTCGCCCGGCGCGAGGCTGATCTCGGTCTTGCCCTGCAACTGGAAGCCTTCAGCGTCGACCAGTTCCAGGCGATAGGCCTGGCGTTGCTGGGTCTTGTTGATGACCTTGAGGCTGTAGATGTTCTCAATCAAGCCCTGGCTATTTTCGCGGAACATGCCGCGGTCCTTGGTGACGTCCAGCGACACCATCGGACGTTCCACCAGGGCCACCACCAATGCCGCGATCATTACCAGCAACACGGCACTGTAGCCGATCAGCCGCGGCCTGAGCAGGCGGGTTTTGCCACCTTGCAGTTGGTGTTCGGAGGTATAGCTCACCAGGCCACGGGCATAGCCCATCTTATCCATGATCGAATCGCAGGCGTCGATGCACGCCGCGCAGCCGATGCACTCCATTTGCAGACCGTCACGGATATCGATACCGGTGGGACACACTTGCACACACAATTGGCAGTCGATGCAATCACCCAGGCCGACGTCGGCCGGCCTGGCGTCGCGCTTGCGCGGCCCGCGCTGTTCGCCGCGCGCCGTGTCGTAGGAAATGGTCAAGGTGTCTTTGTCGAACATCACGCTTTGGAAGCGTGCATACGGGCACATGTGCATGCACACCGCTTCGCGCAGCCAGCCGGCGTTGATGTAAGTGGCTCCGGTGAAAAACAGCACCCAAAACAGACTCACGCCGCCCATTTGCCAGGTCAACAGCTCGGTAGCCAACGGCCGGATGGGGGTGAAATAGCCGACAAAGGTCAGCCCGGTCAGTACGCTGATGCCCAGCCACAGGGTGTGCTTGGCCGAACGCCGCGCGAGCTTGGCCAGGCTCCACGGCGCCGCTTGCAGCTTGATGCGTTGGTTACGCTCACCTTCGGTGACCTTTTCGCACCACATGAACAGCCAGGTAAACGAGCTTTGCGGGCAGGTGTAGCCGCACCATACGCGGCCGGCAAATACGGTTATCGCGAACAGACCGAAGGCGCAGATGATCAGCAGCGCCGACAGCAGGATGAAATCCTGGGGCCAGAAAGTCGCGCCGAAGATGTGGAATTTGCTTTCCGCCAAGTCCCAAAGCACGGCTTGGCGCCCACCCCAGTTCAGCCACACGGTGCCAAAAAACGCCAGGAACAGCACAGCGGCGCCACTCACGCGCAAGGTGCGGTACAGGCCGCTGAAGCTGCGGGTATGGATCAGGTTGTCACTGGATTTGGCCTTGACCTTCTTTGGGTGCAGTGGCTCAAAGGTTTCCACGGTTGGGATTCTTTCGCTCATGGTCGTTCGCTCATCAGCCTCCATCAGGCCGATGAACTATGAGCGCCGAGCTGTTTGCATAACAGGCTCAGGTATGGCGATAAAAAGCGGATCAGATGGGCTTTTTGCGCGCGCCTGCGACAATCTGCTGCACGCCATGGCGCCTAGGGTGCAGCAGTATTGAGCGTGCGCTGATACAGATCAATTAAATCGCCGAACCAGGCTCGGTGACCTTCTTGTGCTGGCGCCCATCGGTTGCACCGGCCACTGTGAGCGCGTCGGCCTCCGCTTCGGTGATGTAAATCTGCTCGCCGCTCAGCGCCACGTAGGACATGGACTTGCCAACATCCGTGCTGACCGTGACTTCACCCGCCGGCAAACTCTGTTCCTGACCATCGTCGTTGACCTTGAAATAACACGTCTGATGTTCGATACGGACTGGCATGCTGATCTCCTTTGCAAAGGCTGGTGATCGTTAGGGTGCACGGCGTTGCCAGGCGTTCCAGGCAACTGACTGGCGGTCGCTGCTGTCCATGCTTTGACGGCAATCTTTACCCACCCTGACAAAGGAGCGCATTCATGGACGCCTGGTGGCAAGAAGTCTTGCAAACCCTGCACGCCGAGTTCGCCGATATCGGTGATGCACGCCAGCTCACTCAGATTACCGTGCGCCTGCTGATCGCCGCGGTCCTGGGCGGCATTCTGGGTTTTGAGCGTGAACATAAGGGCAAGGCAGCCGGTGTGCGCACTCATATGCTGGTGGCAATGGGGGCCGCATTGTTTGTGTTGGTGCCGCAGATGTCGGGTAGCCAGGCCGATGCCATGAGCCGGGTGCTGCAGGGCGTCATTGCGGGGATTGGTTTCCTCGGGGCGGGGACGATTCTCAAGGGCAAGGAAGATGAAGAAGGCCAGCACGTCAAAGGCCTGACCACCGCCGCCGGGTTGTGGATGACCGCTGCCATTGGTGTGGCAGCGGGGCTGGGGCGTGAATCGACGGCGGTGCTCAGTACGTTGCTCGCGTTGGCGGTGTTCAGCGTGATGCCGATGATCGTCAAGCGGCTGGAAAAGGACGAGTGAGTGGCTATCAGGCCTGGATGTCCCGGTAGCGCACTTCGCCCAATACCTTCAGTTCGAACGGTGGTTCACCCGGCTTGCGCGAAATCGTCACGAAACTGGTGTTGCTGCCCGCGTAGTAATTAATCGTCATCTCGCCACTGACGCCGGAGAAACGCTCGACCAATGGCAACGGCTTTTCACCCAGTTGCGTGCGAATGCCGCTCAGATCGATCTTGTCTGTGCCTGAGGTAAAGCTCATCACCGCCCCAGGGTTCGCGCTGAGGTCGTTGTAGCTGAAAATCTGCGGCGTGCCTGCAGGGCGGGGCACCGCGGTATTGCCCGGATCTGCGGGGGCAAGCTCGGCGGATGAGTCGGTCTCGGGCTGCGGCGCGTCCTTGTGCACCTGTGCAGTCGGCGGCGCTGACCCTGGAAGGGCCGCAGCCTCGCGTTTCAGGGCTTCCAGGCTGGCCTCGCTCAAGGTTTCGCTGATCGTGTTCTTCAG of Pseudomonas fluorescens contains these proteins:
- a CDS encoding SDR family oxidoreductase; this translates as MDKVLIITGGSRGIGAETALLAARQGYRICLNYQSDEAAAQRMLDQVRALGAQAIAVRADVSIEDEVIALFSRVDAELGRVTALVNNAGTVGHKSRVDEMSEFRILKTIKTNVLGPILCAKHAVLRMSPKHGGQGGSIVNVSSAASRLGAPGEYVDYAASKGALDSFTIGLSKEVAGEGIRVNAVRPGYIFTDFHALSGDPDRVSKLESGIPMARGGRPDEVAEAIIWLLSDKASYATGTFVDLAGGR
- a CDS encoding MgtC/SapB family protein; this translates as MDAWWQEVLQTLHAEFADIGDARQLTQITVRLLIAAVLGGILGFEREHKGKAAGVRTHMLVAMGAALFVLVPQMSGSQADAMSRVLQGVIAGIGFLGAGTILKGKEDEEGQHVKGLTTAAGLWMTAAIGVAAGLGRESTAVLSTLLALAVFSVMPMIVKRLEKDE
- the mapR gene encoding GntR family transcriptional regulator MpaR (MapR regulates genes involved in Pseudomonas quinolone signal (PQS) production and anthranilate metabolism), with protein sequence MKRYEKFADDIAELIRSGVLGPGQRVPSVRYASQTYGVSPSTVFQAYYLLERRGLIRARPRSGYFVNTHAPSPFSEPVVSEHVHESTEVDVSELVFSVLDSIKDPTTVPFGSAFPSPMLFPLPRLARSLASASREMDPRLVVTDMSPGNPQLRRQIALRYMVGGLMLPMEELLITNGALEALNLCLQAVTEPGDLVAIEAPAFYACLQVLERLKLKAVEIPVHPRDGIDLNALAKSLERYPIKACWTMTSFQNPMGATLPEAKKQALVELLRTHQVPLIEDDVYAELYYGQHAPKPAKAFDTEGLVMHCGSFAKSLAPGYRVGWVAAGRFAQKVERLKLMTSLCPSMPAQAAIADYLQHGGYDRHLRKLRYALEEQQSAMLAAIARYFPAQTRVSQPAGGYFLWLELPEQTDSLKLFQMALAQGISIAPGPIFSATQRFRNCIRLNYGSPWTEASEKAMETLGRIVRSF
- the ccoG gene encoding cytochrome c oxidase accessory protein CcoG, giving the protein MSERIPTVETFEPLHPKKVKAKSSDNLIHTRSFSGLYRTLRVSGAAVLFLAFFGTVWLNWGGRQAVLWDLAESKFHIFGATFWPQDFILLSALLIICAFGLFAITVFAGRVWCGYTCPQSSFTWLFMWCEKVTEGERNQRIKLQAAPWSLAKLARRSAKHTLWLGISVLTGLTFVGYFTPIRPLATELLTWQMGGVSLFWVLFFTGATYINAGWLREAVCMHMCPYARFQSVMFDKDTLTISYDTARGEQRGPRKRDARPADVGLGDCIDCQLCVQVCPTGIDIRDGLQMECIGCAACIDACDSIMDKMGYARGLVSYTSEHQLQGGKTRLLRPRLIGYSAVLLVMIAALVVALVERPMVSLDVTKDRGMFRENSQGLIENIYSLKVINKTQQRQAYRLELVDAEGFQLQGKTEISLAPGEISDIPVSVALLADKPASSSQTLRFKVTDVDEPWIYSAADSRFVAPINR
- a CDS encoding DUF3203 family protein, encoding MPVRIEHQTCYFKVNDDGQEQSLPAGEVTVSTDVGKSMSYVALSGEQIYITEAEADALTVAGATDGRQHKKVTEPGSAI